In one Curtobacterium citreum genomic region, the following are encoded:
- a CDS encoding hemolysin family protein translates to MSPIDVVMLIGGILLTLGTGVFVASEFALVNLDRAEVEARRDRGESGLGPVIGALKVTSTHLSSAQLGITLTTLLTGYLLEPSIATLLEAPFLALDLPEAIVETVGSIVALVIATLLSMILGELVPKNFALALPLQTAKLVVPLQVAFTTVFKPAVAVLNGTANAVLRSMGIEPQEELSGARSAEELSSLLRRSASEGSLEQDTATLLQRTIAFSELSASDVMTPRPRLSTIRVSESAEDVIALARRTGFSRFPVIEEDADDVVGLVHVKQAVAVPREKRAEVPVGALMTEAERVPETMPGDTLLAEVRSRGYQMVIVVDEYGGTAGVVTLEDLVEEIVGEVSDEHDRARIDVVRSRGWLTFPGLLRPDELEDRAGVRVPEDGPYETVGGFLMSTLGRLPVVGDEVAIEDGVFRVERLDGRRIDRIRWTPIHPDPTPTGSTATTQRPATGIIIPATKEGAR, encoded by the coding sequence ATGAGCCCGATCGACGTCGTCATGCTGATCGGCGGCATCCTGCTGACGCTCGGCACGGGTGTGTTCGTCGCGTCCGAGTTCGCCCTCGTGAACCTCGACCGCGCCGAGGTCGAGGCACGTCGGGACCGCGGCGAGTCGGGCCTCGGGCCGGTCATCGGCGCGCTCAAGGTCACCTCGACGCACCTGTCGAGCGCGCAGCTCGGCATCACGCTGACCACCCTGCTGACCGGCTACCTGCTCGAGCCCTCGATCGCGACCCTGCTCGAGGCGCCGTTCCTCGCACTCGACCTGCCCGAGGCGATCGTCGAGACCGTCGGGTCGATCGTCGCCCTGGTGATCGCGACCCTGCTGTCGATGATCCTCGGCGAGCTCGTCCCGAAGAACTTCGCCCTCGCCCTGCCGTTGCAGACCGCGAAGCTCGTCGTGCCCCTGCAGGTCGCGTTCACGACCGTGTTCAAGCCCGCGGTCGCCGTGCTCAACGGCACCGCGAACGCCGTGCTCCGGTCGATGGGCATCGAACCGCAGGAGGAGCTGTCGGGTGCGCGGAGCGCCGAGGAACTCAGCTCGCTCCTCCGCCGGTCCGCGTCCGAGGGCTCGCTCGAACAGGACACCGCGACGCTCCTGCAGCGGACCATCGCGTTCTCCGAGCTCAGCGCGAGCGACGTGATGACCCCGCGCCCCCGCCTGTCCACGATCCGGGTGTCGGAGTCCGCCGAGGACGTCATCGCCCTGGCCCGTCGCACCGGCTTCAGCCGCTTCCCCGTCATCGAGGAGGACGCGGACGACGTCGTCGGGCTCGTGCACGTCAAGCAGGCCGTCGCCGTGCCGCGCGAGAAGCGCGCCGAGGTGCCCGTCGGCGCACTCATGACCGAGGCCGAGCGCGTCCCGGAGACCATGCCCGGCGACACCCTGCTCGCCGAGGTCCGGAGCCGCGGTTACCAGATGGTGATCGTCGTCGACGAGTACGGCGGCACCGCCGGGGTCGTCACGCTCGAGGACCTCGTCGAGGAGATCGTCGGCGAGGTGTCCGACGAGCACGACCGCGCCCGCATCGACGTCGTCCGCTCCCGCGGGTGGCTGACCTTCCCGGGGCTCCTCCGGCCGGACGAGCTCGAGGACCGCGCCGGCGTGCGCGTCCCCGAGGACGGTCCGTACGAGACCGTCGGCGGGTTCCTCATGTCGACGCTCGGCCGCCTGCCGGTCGTCGGTGACGAGGTCGCGATCGAGGACGGCGTCTTCCGCGTCGAACGCCTGGACGGCCGCCGCATCGACCGCATCCGCTGGACCCCGATCCACCCCGACCCGACGCCGACCGGCAGCACCGCGACCACGCAGCGCCCCGCCACCGGCATCATCATCCCGGCCACGAAGGAGGGCGCCCGATGA
- a CDS encoding HAD family hydrolase — protein MSLFLPGRVVVFDYGEVISRTPHGAWDALVQATGVPADELLPVYQELRHDLDRGDLSVLEYWRAIGTRTGRTWSVTEVHGFWAIDFTGWFAVEPETLAIVEELHDAGTRLALLSNAGFDFGDPYRRSPMGSLFETVVVSAEEHVLKPDASVYRTTCDRLGITPEQMVFVDNRAENAAGADAIGAVGHHYTSPAGLRAFLQDLAASAEGAPA, from the coding sequence ATGAGCCTGTTCCTGCCCGGTCGCGTGGTGGTCTTCGACTACGGCGAGGTGATCAGCAGGACGCCGCACGGCGCGTGGGACGCCCTCGTGCAGGCCACCGGGGTGCCCGCGGACGAGCTGCTGCCCGTCTACCAGGAGCTCCGGCACGACCTGGACCGCGGCGACCTGTCCGTGCTGGAGTACTGGCGCGCGATCGGCACCCGGACGGGCCGGACCTGGAGCGTCACCGAGGTGCACGGCTTCTGGGCGATCGACTTCACCGGGTGGTTCGCGGTCGAGCCGGAGACCCTCGCGATCGTCGAGGAGCTGCACGACGCCGGCACCCGGCTCGCGCTCCTGTCGAACGCCGGCTTCGACTTCGGCGACCCCTACCGCCGGTCGCCGATGGGGTCGCTCTTCGAGACCGTCGTCGTCAGCGCCGAGGAGCACGTCCTGAAGCCCGACGCGTCCGTCTACCGCACGACGTGCGACCGGCTGGGAATCACGCCGGAGCAGATGGTGTTCGTCGACAACAGGGCCGAGAACGCCGCCGGCGCGGACGCGATCGGGGCGGTCGGCCACCACTACACGTCGCCGGCCGGGCTGCGGGCCTTCCTGCAGGACCTGGCGGCGTCCGCCGAAGGAGCCCCCGCGTGA
- a CDS encoding ADP-dependent NAD(P)H-hydrate dehydratase, which translates to MNDFVPVTPSDAAAWTTAPTGESTKYRRGVLGVATGSAAYPGAAVLGVDAAVHTGVGMVRYVGPDRATDHVLSRRPEAVAGVGRVQAWLVGSGISAASLDDLDDTTAEAFRRASDDGVPVVVDAGAIPLVDLGPLAVLTPHAGELAKLLRVDRDEVEGDPRGSALRAAERTGSVVLLKGADTHVVTPDGSVRLVASSATPWLAAAGAGDVLGGVLGALVATRAGSAAVGPEELAHLAAAAAVVHGTAARRASGGGPFPMTALVAALPGVVRDLVTTGDATA; encoded by the coding sequence ATGAACGACTTCGTGCCCGTCACCCCGTCCGACGCCGCCGCCTGGACCACCGCGCCGACCGGCGAGTCGACGAAGTACCGCCGCGGGGTGCTCGGCGTCGCGACGGGGTCGGCGGCCTACCCTGGCGCCGCGGTGCTCGGCGTCGACGCAGCCGTGCACACGGGGGTCGGCATGGTCCGGTACGTCGGCCCCGACCGGGCGACCGACCACGTCCTGTCCCGCCGACCCGAAGCCGTCGCCGGCGTCGGACGCGTGCAGGCGTGGCTCGTCGGCTCCGGGATCTCGGCGGCCTCGCTCGACGACCTCGACGACACGACCGCCGAGGCGTTCCGGCGCGCCTCGGACGACGGCGTCCCGGTCGTCGTCGACGCCGGGGCGATCCCGCTCGTCGACCTCGGGCCGCTCGCGGTGCTCACCCCGCACGCGGGTGAACTCGCGAAGCTGCTGCGCGTCGACCGTGACGAGGTCGAGGGGGACCCGCGCGGTTCGGCCCTCCGCGCCGCGGAGCGGACCGGGAGCGTCGTCCTGCTGAAGGGTGCGGACACGCACGTCGTCACGCCGGACGGGTCGGTGCGCCTGGTCGCCTCGTCCGCCACGCCGTGGCTCGCGGCGGCCGGCGCCGGGGACGTCCTCGGCGGCGTGCTCGGCGCCCTCGTCGCGACCCGCGCCGGCAGCGCGGCCGTCGGACCGGAGGAGCTCGCGCACCTCGCCGCGGCCGCCGCGGTCGTGCACGGCACGGCCGCGCGCCGCGCCTCGGGGGGCGGACCGTTCCCGATGACCGCGCTCGTCGCGGCCCTCCCCGGCGTCGTCCGCGACCTCGTGACCACCGGCGACGCGACCGCCTGA
- a CDS encoding YceI family protein — MTAVPPRRRPTRNPVAWVVLVVVVVSVLAVGVVAATRAYSSREDAKASATPTVAASRAPSTLDPADLAGRWTVGGDSEAGYRVHEVLNGSDVTVTGRTDSVSGEATVAGTAITAATVTVRVADIATDSAQRDSYFRDSALDVAAFPTATFTLGEPIADAVPSGSATTTVDAPGELTLHGVTRSVTATLQIGLDGDGVQVSGSVPVTFADYGVQAPDLGFVRVEPRGAVEFLVHASPAR, encoded by the coding sequence GTGACCGCAGTCCCACCCCGCCGACGTCCGACCCGCAACCCCGTCGCCTGGGTCGTCCTGGTGGTGGTGGTCGTCTCGGTCCTCGCCGTCGGTGTCGTCGCGGCCACCAGGGCGTACTCCTCGCGAGAGGACGCGAAGGCCTCGGCGACCCCCACCGTCGCCGCGAGCCGCGCGCCGTCGACCCTGGACCCCGCGGACCTGGCGGGCCGCTGGACCGTCGGCGGGGACTCCGAGGCCGGCTACCGCGTGCACGAGGTGCTGAACGGCTCGGACGTCACGGTCACCGGCCGGACCGACAGCGTCAGCGGCGAGGCGACGGTCGCCGGGACCGCGATCACGGCAGCGACCGTCACGGTCCGTGTCGCCGACATCGCGACGGACTCCGCGCAGCGCGACTCGTACTTCCGCGACTCCGCCCTCGACGTCGCGGCCTTCCCCACCGCGACCTTCACCCTCGGGGAGCCGATCGCGGACGCCGTCCCGAGCGGTTCCGCCACCACGACCGTCGACGCCCCCGGCGAGCTGACGCTGCACGGGGTGACCCGCTCGGTCACGGCGACGCTGCAGATCGGCCTGGACGGCGACGGCGTGCAGGTGTCCGGCAGCGTGCCCGTGACGTTCGCGGACTACGGCGTGCAGGCGCCCGACCTGGGGTTCGTCCGGGTCGAGCCACGTGGCGCCGTCGAGTTCCTGGTGCACGCGAGCCCCGCCCGCTGA
- a CDS encoding GMP reductase — protein MRFYETRPTHDLTYSDVFLVPSRSGVTSRFDVDLSTNDGTGATIPIVSANMNSVTGPRLAATLARRGGLGVLPQDMHLQDLDAAIRWVKDQPVDFDTPYDLGADTTVAEALEQLLPVAGRGVVVRDASGEYLGCVPAGRLGTAGPDATLGDLLHGASTAIDADDAGSPRHVYDVLSAAEVDFAPVVRHGRVVGTTSRTSAIRSDIYTPAVDGDGRLRVAAAVGINGDVAAKAKALAAAGVDVLVLDTAHGHQEGMLRALRTVSSLGLGLPIVAGNVVTADAVAHLVDAGASIIKVGVGPGAMCTTRMMTAVGRPQFSAVLETAAAARSLGAHVWADGGVRYPRDVALALAAGASAVMIGSWFAGTLEAPGVLRRDAAGKAYKESWGMASAKAVRERFERLDPYERARKALFAEGISSSTIYLDPERPSVEDLLDMITTGIRSSATYAGASSLAEFSERALVGIQSAAGYEEGKPLPVSW, from the coding sequence ATGAGGTTCTACGAGACGCGGCCGACCCACGACCTGACCTACTCCGACGTCTTCCTCGTCCCGAGCCGTTCCGGCGTGACGAGCCGCTTCGACGTGGACCTCTCGACGAACGACGGCACGGGCGCGACCATCCCGATCGTCAGCGCGAACATGAACTCGGTGACCGGCCCCCGGCTGGCCGCCACGCTCGCCCGGCGCGGTGGGCTCGGGGTGCTGCCGCAGGACATGCACCTGCAGGACCTCGACGCCGCGATCCGGTGGGTCAAGGACCAGCCGGTCGACTTCGACACCCCCTACGACCTCGGTGCCGACACGACCGTGGCCGAGGCCCTCGAGCAGCTCCTGCCGGTCGCGGGCCGCGGGGTCGTCGTGCGGGACGCGTCGGGGGAGTACCTCGGCTGCGTGCCCGCCGGTCGTCTCGGCACCGCGGGGCCGGACGCCACGCTCGGCGACCTGCTGCACGGGGCCTCCACCGCGATCGACGCCGACGACGCCGGTTCGCCCCGCCACGTGTACGACGTGCTGTCCGCCGCCGAGGTCGACTTCGCCCCGGTCGTCCGGCACGGCCGAGTCGTCGGCACGACCAGCCGGACGAGCGCGATCCGCTCCGACATCTACACGCCCGCGGTGGACGGCGACGGCCGTCTCCGGGTCGCCGCCGCGGTCGGCATCAACGGCGACGTCGCCGCCAAGGCGAAGGCCCTCGCGGCCGCCGGCGTCGACGTGCTCGTCCTCGACACCGCGCACGGACACCAGGAGGGCATGCTCCGCGCGCTCCGGACGGTCTCCTCGCTCGGCCTCGGCCTGCCGATCGTCGCCGGCAACGTCGTCACCGCGGACGCCGTGGCCCACCTCGTCGACGCCGGCGCGAGCATCATCAAGGTCGGCGTCGGACCCGGCGCGATGTGCACCACGCGCATGATGACCGCCGTCGGCCGACCGCAGTTCTCCGCCGTGCTCGAGACCGCCGCGGCCGCGCGCTCGCTCGGCGCGCACGTCTGGGCCGACGGCGGCGTCCGCTACCCGCGGGACGTGGCACTGGCGCTGGCCGCCGGGGCCTCGGCCGTCATGATCGGCTCGTGGTTCGCCGGCACGCTCGAGGCACCGGGCGTGCTGCGCCGCGACGCCGCGGGCAAGGCGTACAAGGAGAGCTGGGGCATGGCGTCGGCGAAGGCCGTGCGGGAGCGCTTCGAGCGGCTCGACCCGTACGAGCGCGCACGCAAGGCACTCTTCGCCGAGGGCATCTCGTCGTCGACGATCTACCTCGACCCCGAGCGCCCGAGCGTCGAGGACCTGCTCGACATGATCACCACGGGCATCCGCAGCTCGGCGACGTACGCGGGGGCGTCGTCCCTCGCCGAGTTCTCCGAGCGGGCCCTGGTCGGGATCCAGTCCGCTGCGGGCTACGAGGAGGGCAAGCCCCTGCCCGTCAGCTGGTAG
- a CDS encoding NADH:flavin oxidoreductase/NADH oxidase yields the protein MTHALFDPITVRDLTVRNRIWVSPMCQYSVERQDGVPTPWHLVHLGGFAKGGAGAVVVEATGVVPEGRISPQDLGLWNDEQRDAFRPIVDFLHDQGAAAGIQLAHAGRKASTFRPWEDTHGSVPVDQGGWSTVAPSAVAFGGYAAPRELEPEDIRVVALAFAAAARRAVDAGFDLVELHAAHGYLLHQFLSPLSNHRTDAYGGSLENRARALLEVLDAVRAEVGAGFPVVVRFSATDWVDGGLTLDETTQVARWAAEHGADLADVSTGGNVASAPIPVGPGYQVPFAAALKRDAGVRTIAVGMISDAFQAEQVVATGQADVVMVGREFLRDPAFPLRAAVELGVHVDYEPQQYHRARVTA from the coding sequence GTGACCCACGCCCTGTTCGACCCGATCACCGTCCGTGACCTGACCGTCCGCAACCGCATCTGGGTCTCCCCGATGTGCCAGTACTCGGTCGAGCGGCAGGACGGCGTCCCGACCCCGTGGCACCTCGTGCACCTCGGCGGGTTCGCCAAGGGCGGTGCCGGCGCGGTCGTGGTCGAGGCGACGGGGGTCGTCCCCGAGGGTCGGATCAGCCCGCAGGACCTCGGGCTGTGGAACGACGAGCAGCGGGACGCGTTCCGCCCGATCGTCGACTTCCTGCACGACCAGGGCGCCGCGGCCGGCATCCAGCTCGCGCACGCCGGGCGCAAGGCGTCGACGTTCCGCCCGTGGGAGGACACGCACGGCTCAGTGCCGGTCGACCAGGGCGGGTGGAGCACCGTGGCCCCGTCGGCCGTGGCCTTCGGCGGGTACGCCGCGCCGCGCGAGCTCGAGCCCGAGGACATCCGGGTCGTCGCGCTCGCCTTCGCGGCCGCCGCCCGTCGGGCCGTCGACGCGGGCTTCGACCTCGTCGAGCTGCACGCCGCGCACGGCTACCTGCTCCACCAGTTCCTCTCGCCGCTGTCGAACCACCGCACGGACGCCTACGGCGGGTCGCTCGAGAACCGGGCCCGTGCGCTCCTCGAGGTGCTCGACGCGGTGCGCGCCGAGGTCGGCGCAGGCTTCCCCGTCGTCGTCCGCTTCTCGGCCACCGACTGGGTCGACGGCGGACTGACCCTGGACGAGACCACGCAGGTCGCGCGCTGGGCGGCCGAGCACGGTGCCGACCTGGCCGACGTGTCGACCGGCGGCAACGTCGCGAGTGCCCCGATCCCGGTCGGCCCCGGCTACCAGGTGCCGTTCGCGGCAGCACTGAAGCGTGACGCGGGCGTCCGGACGATCGCGGTCGGCATGATCTCCGACGCGTTCCAGGCCGAGCAGGTCGTCGCGACCGGACAGGCCGACGTGGTCATGGTCGGGCGCGAGTTCCTCCGCGACCCGGCCTTCCCGCTCCGCGCTGCGGTCGAGCTCGGCGTGCACGTCGACTACGAACCGCAGCAGTACCACCGCGCCCGGGTGACGGCGTAG
- a CDS encoding hemolysin family protein: MSAAAPLSDAVSSGVVLAAGESASSSSDWWGIFWLVVLLLGNAYFVAAEFAVISARRSQIEPRAEAGSKAAQMTLWAMEHATRMLATTQLGITVCSLLILNVSEPAIHHLLEVPLGLTGWSVEVIGIVAFVFTLLLVSFLHVVFGEMVPKNISFSMPDRAALVLVPTLWYIGHALHWVVVGLNEVANGVLRLFKVEPKDEAVSAFTVEEVQTIVEQSRREGTLTDDGKLAMAFEFTEKKVKDVAVPMSELVTLPDDATPADVERSVAQRGFSRYVLVGDDGDPTGYVHVKDVIDLRPDEFDDPVPPKRIRQLISLYTEMDLEDALATMRAAGRHVARAFDADGRTLGVLFLEDILEELVGEVQDATRRR, translated from the coding sequence ATGAGCGCCGCAGCCCCGTTGAGCGACGCGGTGTCGAGCGGGGTCGTCCTGGCCGCCGGCGAGTCCGCCTCGAGCAGTTCCGACTGGTGGGGCATCTTCTGGCTCGTCGTGCTGCTGCTCGGCAACGCCTACTTCGTCGCCGCCGAGTTCGCCGTCATCTCCGCGCGGCGGTCGCAGATCGAACCACGCGCCGAGGCCGGCTCGAAGGCCGCGCAGATGACCCTCTGGGCGATGGAGCACGCGACCCGCATGCTCGCCACCACCCAGCTCGGCATCACGGTCTGCTCGTTGCTCATCCTCAACGTGTCCGAGCCCGCGATCCACCACCTGCTCGAGGTCCCGCTCGGCTTGACCGGGTGGAGCGTCGAGGTGATCGGCATCGTCGCGTTCGTGTTCACGCTCCTGCTCGTCTCGTTCCTGCACGTGGTGTTCGGTGAGATGGTGCCGAAGAACATCTCGTTCTCGATGCCCGACCGCGCCGCCCTCGTGCTCGTCCCGACGCTCTGGTACATCGGGCACGCCCTGCACTGGGTCGTCGTCGGCCTGAACGAGGTCGCGAACGGCGTGCTGCGCCTGTTCAAGGTCGAGCCGAAGGACGAGGCCGTGAGCGCCTTCACGGTGGAAGAGGTCCAGACCATCGTGGAGCAGTCCCGCCGCGAGGGCACGCTCACCGACGACGGCAAGCTCGCGATGGCGTTCGAGTTCACCGAGAAGAAGGTCAAGGACGTCGCGGTGCCGATGTCCGAACTCGTCACGCTCCCCGACGACGCCACCCCGGCTGACGTCGAGCGCTCCGTGGCGCAGCGCGGCTTCTCCCGCTACGTGCTCGTCGGCGACGACGGCGACCCGACGGGCTACGTGCACGTCAAGGACGTCATCGACCTGCGCCCGGACGAGTTCGACGACCCGGTGCCGCCGAAGCGCATCCGGCAGCTCATCTCGCTGTACACGGAGATGGACCTCGAGGACGCCCTCGCGACCATGCGGGCCGCCGGGCGGCACGTGGCGCGCGCGTTCGACGCGGACGGGCGGACGCTCGGCGTGCTGTTCCTCGAGGACATCCTCGAGGAGCTGGTCGGCGAGGTCCAGGACGCCACCCGACGTCGCTGA
- a CDS encoding glycoside hydrolase family 16 protein yields MSRTRSTKILRAAIVLTAAALAALTVSAVSSADARPQPHPDGTAVVSGATPTASATPAAPPTGDGPPTFAEDFDTPAAAGGAFATTYAGSWQPYPDGMGGKYWSGPTVSAHDGYMDVAMDGKRGAAGTFGTPDGAWAHTGGVFSVRARAIGGDGNGAAFMLWPTSDRWSDGEVDFPEGNFAGPVGAFVHSTVPGQERRAAGLHTDASWRDWHTYTTVWEPGRTVRFYVDAQLVFEAHDHVPTTPHRYMFQIGDWGAPGHLEIDWVRTWTD; encoded by the coding sequence ATGTCCCGAACCCGATCGACGAAGATCCTCCGAGCGGCGATCGTCCTGACCGCCGCGGCCCTCGCGGCGCTCACCGTGTCCGCGGTGTCGAGCGCCGACGCGCGGCCGCAGCCGCACCCCGACGGCACCGCCGTCGTCAGCGGTGCCACACCGACGGCCTCGGCGACACCCGCCGCGCCGCCCACCGGTGACGGCCCACCCACGTTCGCCGAGGACTTCGACACCCCGGCGGCGGCCGGCGGCGCGTTCGCGACGACGTACGCGGGGTCGTGGCAGCCGTACCCGGACGGCATGGGCGGCAAGTACTGGTCCGGACCGACCGTCAGCGCGCACGACGGGTACATGGACGTGGCGATGGACGGGAAGCGCGGTGCCGCGGGGACGTTCGGCACCCCGGACGGGGCGTGGGCGCACACCGGCGGGGTGTTCAGCGTCCGGGCGCGGGCGATCGGCGGCGACGGCAACGGTGCCGCGTTCATGCTCTGGCCGACGTCGGACCGGTGGTCCGACGGCGAGGTCGACTTCCCGGAGGGGAACTTCGCCGGACCCGTCGGCGCGTTCGTGCACTCGACGGTCCCCGGGCAGGAACGGCGGGCGGCCGGACTGCACACCGACGCGTCCTGGCGGGACTGGCACACGTACACGACCGTGTGGGAGCCCGGCCGGACCGTGCGGTTCTACGTGGACGCGCAGCTCGTCTTCGAGGCGCACGACCACGTGCCGACGACCCCGCACCGGTACATGTTCCAGATCGGGGACTGGGGTGCGCCGGGGCACCTCGAGATCGACTGGGTGCGGACCTGGACCGACTGA